agcaaatttaagaacaaaaaacaCATTTGTAAAATGTGGTTTGACATTTTTTGTCAGTCAGAATCCAAATTTGGAAGTGGGATTTTAAGCTTGATAGAAAAGcaaatttatgaagaaaaaatacatatagaaaaaagaaatagcaaaTTTATTCCCTTGGTATACCAGTTTGGAAGTGGCATTTGTGACTTGGTagaagaggaaaagcaaatttaagaacaaaaaacacatttataaaaaagaaaaagcagtttttccCCCTTGAAATCCAAATTTGGAAGTGAGATTTTTGGCTTGGTAGAAAAGcaaatttatgaagaaaaagaaatttagaggggaaaaaaaaagcatatttattCCCTGGAAATCCTAGTTTGGATTTTTGACttggtgaagaaaaaaaagcacatttagAAAAAAGAACAAGGAAATGTATTCCCTTGAAATCCCAATTTGCAAGTGTGATTTCTGACTtggtagaaaagaaaaagcacacttagaaaaaggaaaaagcaaatttattcCCTTGAATTCCCAATTTGTcttggtaggaaaaaaaaagcaaatttaagaagaaaaagcagatttATTCCCTGGAAATCCCAAATTGGAAGTGGGATTTCTGACTTGgtagaagagaaaaatcaaatttaagaaaaaaaacacatttacaaaaaaaaaaaaaatttatttcctttaaatcCCAGTTTGGAAGAGGGATTTTTTGACTTGGTagaagaggaaaagcaaatttaagaacaaaaaacacatttataaaaaaggaaaagcagtttttcCCCCTTGAAATCCAAATTTGGAAGTGAGAGGCTCTCACTTCTACCAAGTGAGGCTTGGTAGAAAAgcaaatttctgaagaaaaagcacctttagaaaaaagggaaagcaaaTTTATTCCCTTGAAATCCGAATTTAGAAGTGGGATTTCTGACTTGgtagaagagaaaaagcaaatttatgaagaaaaagaagtttagaggaaaaaaaaaaaaaaaagcatatttattCCCTGGAAATCCCAGTTTGGATTTTTGACttggtggagaaaaaaaagcacatttagAAAAAAGAACAAGGAAATGTATTCCCTTGAAATCCCAATTTGActtggtaggaaaaaaaagcaaatttaagaagaaaaagcaaatttattcCCTGGAAATTGCAATTGggaagtgggatttttttcttggtagaggagaaaaagcaaatttaagAAGAAAAGGCACATTTataagagagaaaaagcaaaatttttttcccttgaaatcCTAGGTTGGAAGTGGGATTTGTGActtgctggaagaaaaaatttaagaacaaaaaaccacatttagaaaaaggaaaaagcaattttttttttctcttgaaatcACAATttggaaatgggattttttggcttggtagaaaagaaaaagcgcatttagagaaaagaaaaagcaaatttattcCCTTGAAATCCCAATTAGACttggtagggaaaaaaaagcaaatttaagaagaaaaatcaaatttattCCCTGGAAACCCCAGTTTGGGAGTGGGATTTTTGCAGTGCTGGTGTTTGGGATGAAATCCTCAGGTGGGAGAGGGCTTTCCCttgcctgccctgctgcttttGGGATTTCTGAATTTTCCGTAGTTTCCCTGCTATTTTGGGTTTTCCTGTccgttttttggggtttcctgatggttttgggggtttcctgatgttttttggagtttcctgatgttttttggagtttcctgatgttttttggagtttcctgatgttttttgggggtttcctgatgttttttgggggtttcctgatgtttttggggggtttcctgattgttttggggggtttcctgattgtttttggggtttcctgattgtttttggggtttcccgATTGTTTTTAGGATTTCCTGATTGTTTTTGGGATTTcctgattttttgggggtttcctgattgtttttgggttttcctGATTGTTTTTGggatttcctgatttttttggggtttcctgaCCATTTTTAGGATTTCCTGACCGGCTTTGGGATTTCCTGACTGCTTTTAGGATTTCCTGACTCTTTTGGGTTTCCCTGCTGTTTTTTGGCATTTCCTGACCGTTTTTTCGGATTTCCTGACCAGCTTTGGCATTTCCTGACCGGGTTTGGGATTTCCTGACTGCTTTTAGGATTTCCTGACTCTTTTGGCATTCCCTGCCCGTTTTTTGGATTCCCTGCCCATTTTTATGGATTCCCTGCCCGCTTTTGGCATTCCCTGCCCATTTTTTTGGCATTccctgcctgcttttggcattAACTGCCCACTTTTGACATTCCCTGCCTGCTTTTGACATTCTCTGCCCACTTTTGGATTCCCTGccagttttgtttttaatttccctGCCCGTTTTTTTTTGATTCCCTGCCCACTTTTTTGGCATTCCCTGCCCACTTCTGGCATTCCCTGCCCATTTTTTTGGATTCCCTGCCCGTTTTTTTGGCATTCCCTGCCCATTTTTTGGCATTCCCTGCCCGCTTTTGGCATTCCCTGCctgttttttttattccctgccCACTTTTGTCATTCCCTGCCCATTTTTTTGGCATTCCCTGCCTGCTTTTGACATTCTCTGCCCACTTTTGGATTCCCTGccagttttgtttttaatttccctGCCCATTTTTTTGGATTCCCTGCCCATTTTTTTGGCATTCCCTGCCCACTTTTGGCATTCCCTGCCCACTTTTGGCATTCCCTGCTTGTTTTTTTGGATTCCCTGACCGCTTTTGGCATTCCCTGCCCGCTTTTGGCATTCCCTGCCCGCTTTTGGCATTCCCTGGCCGCTTTTGGCATTCCCTGCCCGTTTTTCTGGCATTCCCTGCCCGTTTTTTTGGATTCCCTGACCGCTGTTGGGCTCTCCtacccctgcagctcccaggacGGTGTGGCCGGACGAGCTGATGGGGCCCTTTGGGCCGCAGGACCAGCGGTTCCAGCTGCCCGGGAACATCGGCTTCGGCTGCCACCTGCAGGGCACCGCGCCCCCGAGGAGCCCCCCGAGCCTGCCCGACCTCCTGGCAGAGCCCTCGGCCACGGACAGGCACGAGTTTGTCATGGCACAGTGCATCAACGAGTTCCAGGTGAGAGCaacctctgctcttcctcaaaAAAGGATTTTCTGCACAATTTGCTGCTACAGAAACTGCCCTGaaggggggttttttggggttttttttaggcaAAAAGCTTTCAGGCTGTTTTGAAACAGGATTTTAGGAGTGATTAATGGGAGGATTTCAGTCTCCAAAGCTGCTGTTGGTCAAGTCTCACCACTTTTTACCCAGTAAAACTGAAATTTCattcagtgttttatttcatgGATTTGCAAAGTTTGGGCAGTGTGTTCCACATTCGCCATTATGAATACACCcagcaaaactgaaatttcattcagtgttttatttcatgGATTTGCAAAGTTTGGACAGTGTGTTACAGATTCCCCATTATGAATACACCcagcaaaactgaaatttcattcagtgttttatttcatgGATTTGCAAAGTTTGGACAGTGTGTTACAGATTCCCCATTATGAATACACCCAGTAAAATTGAAATTTTCcttcagtgttttatttcatgGATTTGCAAAGTTTGGGCAGTGTGTTCCAGATTCACCATTATGAATACACCCAGTAAAATTGAAATTTTCcttcagtgttttatttcatgGATTTGCAAAGTTTGGGCGGTGTGTTCCAGATTCACCATTATGAATACACCCAGCAAAATTGAAATTTTCcttcagtgttttatttcatgGATTTGCAAAGTTTGGGCAGTGTGTTCCAGATTCCCCATTATGAATACACCCAGTAAAATTGAAATTTTCcttcagtgttttatttcatgGATTTGCAAAGTTTGGGCAATGTTCAGTTCTAAAGCCAGTACATTCACCCAGAAATCCACCAAACTCACAATGAGAGATTCAACATTATGAATACACCCAGTAAAATTGGAATTTTCCTTCAGTATTTCATCGAATGGCTCTGGATTTGTAAAGTTTGAGCAATGTTTAGTTCTAAAATAGTGGAATTCACCCAGGAATGCCTCAATTTCACAATGAGAGATTCATCATTATGAACACACCCAGTAAAATTGAAATTTccttcagtattttatttcatgaaTCTGGATTTGCAAAGTTTGGGCAATGTTTAGTTCTAAAAACCATAAATTCACCCAGGAATGCCTCAATTTCACAATGAGAGATTCATGATTATGAACACACCCAGTAAAATTGAAATTTCCTTCAGTATATTTCATGAATCTGGATTTGCAAAGTTTGGGCAATGTTTAGTTCTAAAAACCATAAATTCACCCAGGAATGCCTCAATTTCACAATGAGAGATTCATCATTATGAATACACCCAGTAAAATTGGATTTTTCCTTCAATATTTCATTGAATGGCTCTGGATTTGCAAAGTTTGGGCAGTGTTTAGTTCTAAAAACCATGAAATTCACCCAGAAGTCCACCAAAGTCACAATGAGAGAGTCATCATTATGAATATACCCAGCAAAATTGAATTTTCCTCCGGTATTTTATTGAATGGATTTGCAAAGTTTGGGCAATGTTTAGTTCTAAAATAGTGGAATTCACAGAGAAATCCCCCAATCTCCCAGTGAGCGATTCATCATTATGAACACACCCAATAAAATTGGATTTTTCCTTCAATATTTCATTGAATGGCTCTGGATTTGCAAAGTTTGGGCAGCGTTTAGTTCTAAAAACCATGGAATTCACCCAGAAATCCCTCAACCTCACAATGAGAGGATTCTGGCAGCCATTCAGATTCATCGTTATTAatataatacaaataaaatacaattattaataaataaaattaattacaacaaaagtttcaaaaaaaataatgaaaacaataaaatattaataaaattattaaagttATCAATTTATAATGGCAGCATTATCCCAACATTCCCTCAAATATAATTAATGCCAGTTTATGTTtgtgtattatatatatattttttgtatctatatttttaaatatatatatatatatatatatatatatatatatatacacttatATATGTTTTTATGTATTTGTGTATTCTggatttatatttatattctaTCTATATTCTATTTATATATTCTCtttatatattctatatataaaTTCTATATTCTGTTCTCTCTATATATTCTATTTATATTCTATAATAGTATCTCTGTACTTAAATGTATTCTGCTTTAACATAATGCAGTTccaataaaatataaaatgttagtatttctataaaatataaatattcctGTGTGGATTTAAGTAACACCACAGTCTATTTTACTTTTCATCTGTCTTTTAATCTAATATTATCATATATTTtcaaatctgtattttcatagcttttcatatattttcatattttaagtAACTTTGAATAACTTTCCATATCtttaataatattattatttcaatatttaatattaaaagtGTGACGTGTCACTGCAGACATCTGAAACTGCTCGAGTGTGTCTGATCACTAAAACATATTTTGATGTCCAGAGTCATTCCTGTTTGATATTAACTGAGAAATGTGGGATTTTTGTGCTTTTCAGGGTTCTGGTGCTCCCCAGAAGCAGCAGATCAATAATGCTGAGACCTACTTTGAAAATGCCAAGGTGGAATGTGCAGTGCAAGCCTGTCCTGAGCTGCTGAGAAAAggttcatttttatttccagccAGGAAATCCAATTTTCCAGTGGAAAACCAGTGAATGTCAGTGCTCCACCACAGAAAAGTTAATTCAGAGTTGTTAATCACAAAAGTCCCTTGGGATAGCATGGAAACCaatcaatatttaatatttcatttcattttttaaattttatatatatatatttaaaatatttgctgttgacaatatttaatatttcatttaaaatgtaatttccaGTTGTTGTTTTAGTGCCAGGGAAATTGTGGATTTAATTCCTCATGGAACTTCTGCCAGCACTGAATTTGTGGTTTTAATTTATTCAGGAAGGAAACGACCAAAATTAAATGGGAATAAAGCAGAATAGAATGGAAACCAAAGCTTTGCTGCTGACAATAttcaatatttcatttaaaatgtaatttttagtTGTGGTTTTAATGCCAGGGAAATTCTGGAGATAATTCCTTACCCAAAATCCAGTTGGTAAATCCTTTGGAATTGCTAAAGAAACCAAGAAATGGGAATCATGGAACTTCTGCCAGCACTAAATCtgtgtttttaattaattgaggAAGGAAATGGCCAAAATTAAATAGGAacaatttaattaaataaaaataacaaataaaaaaattaaaataagaagactattttgatttttcatactataaatgcatttatataatttattatagaaattataatattatattaatatatgaaggatatattaaataataaacatattatatattaaaattaaaacaatattttgcttttcataatataaatatatttatgaatTTATTATGTAAttgatattttattaatatatgaAGTatatattaaacaataaaactaatatatattaaataattaatattttgataatagaaatatatgtataatttaatatataaataatattatattaatatataagtTATAGATTAATTCAAAgattatatattaaataatcaaaataagaatattttttatctttaataATATAGATATACTTATataatttaatatataaattatattgtTATATTAATGgataaattatatattaatgAACACgtaatatattaaataattcaaataatattttgattttaataaCATAAATACGTTTATATActttaatatataaattatataactacatctatttttaatagatgaacatttatatttatagatTGAATTCAATATCATTTGATTTCTATTTAGTATACATAAATTATAGCAATAAattgttgccctgatttttagaAGTGCTAAGTTTTCTTTtctagttcttttgaaagttttaaagttctcataaaacttgttgagccttctgataatgtttccATATTTGAGAGTCAGCGTTCCGCCCCAGTTTCATGGATACACAGAATATTTGcgtgtttctctgtgggtggagaggAATGATggattgatctttggaccagtgtggttggacaggtggcaattccatcctccaacCCACGGTCACCTCTGGAATTCTAGAAATTCCAGCTCTTTCAATAAAAATGGCTCTTTtttgtcaccagaggacacaaggaaaaacgaggcaccacagctttggtcaccatgaagagacttaatttattttttctgactccaatcatttatagctctcaaaaggtgccagtggattggaaggtgaacgtgccacctctccaacgacactggacaaactaccagtctatcaaatttctccgcctctatgaaagaatgcaaaacaataggttgtttacagaaagttgcgtgagaaagttctctacaagaatgtaaactcggaaggctttagaaaatcctaagaaatcagggcgacactTTTTCTCTTCGGAACCTCCCGAGGTTCTGTGCGCTCATTTCCTGTCCAGCAGCGACCTGGACTCCAAAGTGCAAAGCAAACGGAATGCCACAATCCAGCCGACGCAGGAAACGCGCCCGCGCTCTGGCTGTGGCTGGCCGGGGAAGGCTGCCCTGGCGGAGCAGGACGGATGTGGTTTTTCCCTGTTGCAGAATTCCAGCCGCTGTTCCCGGAGCTGAACTCGCGCTGCCTCACGGTGCTCACGGTCACCCAGAGGAGCCGCCAGGACATGAGCGTCTGGAGCCACGAGgtggagcaggagagggagcagctcctggagaacGTGAGGGCATCCAGAGCCACGCGCAAATTCCACTCGGCTTCCTCAGCCTTTGCTGCGTTTCGGGGGCCTTTAGGGttggatttattaaaaaaatgtatattgcataccatatatatatatatattaaaaaaatatatatgtatgtatatatatatgtatgtgtatatgtatatatatgtatatatatgtatgtatatatatatatatgacactttgctgcttttctgggGCCTTTAGGgtttgatttattaaaaaaaaatatattgcataccatatatgtgtgtgtgtatatatatatatataaatacatatgtatgtatgtatatatgaaGCTTTGCTGCATTTTGGGGGCCTTTAGGGttggatttattaaaaaaaaattatattgcataccatatatatatatatacatatacataaatgcatatgtatgtgtgtgtgtatatatatatatatatgtatatacgCAGCAAagcttcatatatatatatatgtatatatatatgtgtgtatatatatatatatatatatgaagctTTGCTGCATTTCGGGGGCCTTTAGGGttggatttattaaaaaaattaatattgcataccatatatatatatatatatttatttttatatatatatatatatatatatatatatatacacatatgtatgtatgtgtgtgtataaatatatatatatatgtatatatatatgaagcTTTGCTGCGTTTCAGGGGCCTTTAGGgtttgatttattaaaaaaaattttatattgcataccatatatatatatatatatatacatgtatgtgtatatatgtatatatatatatatatatatatgaagcgTTGCTGCATTTCTGGGGTCTTTAGGGTtggatttatttaaaaaaaaattatattgtataccatatatatatatacacacatatatataaatatatatgtatgtgtgtatatatatatatatatgaagctTTGCTGCATTTCTGGAGCCGTTAGGgtttcatttctttaaaaaaaaaatgcataccatatatttaaatatataaatatatatatatatgtatatgtatgtatatatatatatatatgatatttatatatatatgtgataTTCATGATATTCATGAAGCTTTGCTGCATATCTGGAGTTTCACAGTATTTAGGgtttgatttattaaagaaaagaaattatattatATTGCCTAccatgtgtatgtatatatatatatatatatatatatatatatatatatatatatatgaggtTATACAGCCAAATCTAAATATTTGCATGAATCCAGCGCTCAGGTGTTTATTCACCTCACTCTGAGGGACCAAAAGAGATCCTGGACCAGAAATGTTGTGCCCAAAATTGTGATATTTGGGGTTTAATTTCTAGTTTGGGCATAATTAATCATCAGAGCCATCAAActtcaaaatacaaaatttactggggtaaattttctttaatttgaaCTAATACTGAATTTGCTATAAAGAGTAAGATTTCTTCATTTTGAACTAATACAGAATTTATTGTAAAGGataaatttcctttattttgaaCTAACACAGAATTTGCTGTAAAGGGTAAAAATCCCTCATTTTGAATACAGAATTTACTGTAAAGGGTAAAAATCCCTCATTTTGAATTAATACAGAATTTATTGTAAAGGATAAACTTTCCTCAATTTGAACTAATACAGAATTTATTGTAAAGGATAAACTTTCCTCATTTTGAACTAATACAGAATTTATTGTAAAGGATAAACTTTCCTCATTTTGAACTAATACAGAATTTGCTGTAAAGGGTGAATTTCCCTTATTTTGGTCCTTTAAGAGACTGAAGCTGAATAAATCATATTTTTATAAACTTGGAACCTTGAGCTTCTTAGGGCACTAATTGCAGAGAAAATCCAATTTTTACAACTGTAAGTAAATTAAGGATTTTATTTATAGCAGGTAAAGTTAGaagtaattaattttgtgtGATAACCTCATTTGATACCTttcttttcccaattttccccttCCAGTTCATCAATGGTGCCAAGGAAATCTGCTATGCAATTTCTTCTGAGGGCTACTGGGCTGATTTCATTGATCCATCCTCAGGACTGGCAGTAAGTTCTTTCTTGCTGTGTGGAATTTGGCTTAAATCCAGCTTTTTCAGGATAATTCCTTGAATAAATTAAGATTTATGAGCTCAGCTGTGTCAGCTCTGAGTGCAGGACCAGCATTGTCAGGAAATGAATTGGCTTTTGGAACTGGAGAAGTTTTATTCCCCAAATCCCTTGGGCACTTTCTGCCCTGCCCAGGTAACTTGGGAACCCTGACACCTGTGCAGGTGAAGGCTTTAAAAAACCTCTTTGCACCTGTTAATGATCCCTTTGTCCTCAGAAAATGAACTTTTTGTTGCTGTGGAACAGTGGGAGCTTTCAGTGGGAGATGGATTTTAGTCTGAGCTCTGCTAAAACCGTATCACAGTTCAAGGGGATGGTGGCAAAGCTCGGCTTAGTGTGGTTTTATTTAGAAACACTCcaaaaagcagggatttattgtGTCAACAGAGGCAAACAGGGGATGTGTGCGAGGCAGAACAGGCAGTTCAGGGCTGGAGAATCTTCCCAGAATTCCATACATTGGAGGACTTAGGGATGGATGGAAGTGGGGTTTTGTCTTCAGACTCCAGCAGTAACATCCTGGCCCAGAATCAGGAGTGGGTTTTAAGTCAGAAGCTTCCTCCTGAGATAAAGAACTGACGTATCTGTGTGCAACTTAAATCCCAGTTTAATTTAAATACTTAAGTCCCAGTTTAATTTAAATACTTAAATACCGGTTTAATTTGAATATCTGTTTGCAATTTAATCGCATTTTTGCTCCTCTAACCAACTTTCTTTAGGGTCTTATTGCAAAGTTAAATTGTTAACTTTTGCAATTTCCTAGGAAGTTTCTCTCCTTAGTCCATGTCCTGTTTTTGTGCTGTGCCTAGCAGGGCTCTGCCCTTAATtcctgcagaggcagcagaactTTCCAGAGGTGagggtgggattgggatttgaACGGAAAACCTTGCAAACTCAACATAAAACTTCTCCACGCAGCTGAACTCAGGCTTAGCTTCCAAACACCCCTCAGAATTTGAAATCCTCACGTGGATAACCTTTTGTTCTGttgctgtttcccttcagttttTCGGGCCTTACACCAACAACCCGCTGCTGGAGACCGACGAGCGCTACCGGCACTTGGGGTTTTCCGTGGACGACCTGGGCTGCTGCAAAGTGATCAGGCACAACCTTTGGGGCACCCACGTGGTGGTGGGCAGCATCTTCACCAACGCTGAGCCCGACAGCCCCATCATGAGGAAACTCAGTGGCAACTGAGCCCTCCAGCTCCCCTCAGGCTCTTGGGATGCCTTGGAGTTCTTGGGTGATTCCGCCAGGAGCTCCTCGCTTCCGAGAGCTCTTAGAGAATAAAAGTAGCTGTTATTTATTTCTAGTCTTTTGGGAATGTGTGTTCACCACATGTGGCTTGGAATATGGATTGGCAGCGTTGAGAACCAGAGGAATTATCatctcctttttaaattttccattttctcttaCCTCGACCATTCTGTCTTTCACGGGTCGATTTAGTGTTCAGAATCCTCTGAAAACGCCACTGAAATTCCCAACAAATCTGCCATTCCTGAAATTAGGAACTggccaaaaaaaagaaatgagtcATAAAATTGTTCTCCCAGGATACAGAACTTAATAAAATCTGGGCTAATCACTCATTTGCTGTTGGAAAATGAGAATGAGGTCAACTTTCAGTGGTCTCCAACTCATCCAGAGGCTCTACAAAAAGTCCTTAATTATCCTGGAATTACTCATCTCTTACTGTTTTTTGTCTTCATGGTGCTTgggatttattttctcagtgttagctaaatatatttaattagtTTATATACCTAAATGTAATTTAAAGTTGCTTTTGTAACTTTCTTAGGTCAttaaatacaacaaaaaaaaaagagagataataGGGCACTGCTTGGATCTCATCATTGTTTTCCTGGACTTGGATGCAATCTAGACTTGCCTCTGGAATTTGGAAATGCAAAGAGCAATTAGGATCAATTATTGCAATTAGAAAGATGTCTCAACAGGAAGGTTCCAGGCTGATCAGGTCTCACAGGAACAATCAGATCAGtgggggagcaggagggcaCTGAAACGCCTGGGATTTCAGTGCCTTgcagcctggctctggggctggggcagtaAAGCAGGTTTGGATCTCCTGCCAGGCAGCTCGGGGCCGTTTGCCACGCAGCAGGGGCAATCCTTCAGGCTCTGTTCCCCAGCAGTGTGCTGCCTCTCCGTCTGCCTGGGGACCCTTGGATTTTCTCTTGAGCTTTGGCCTTTTCCCACTGTTACCCGACCCCCTGGATTCCAGCGCTGTCCCGGGCTCTCCCGTTCCCTCCTCAGGCTCTAAGCCGGGCCCACCACAGGTtcctgctttaggagcagctccTTGCCCAAGTGCCTCTCTCTGTCCTTGTCACCCCTGCACTTCCATGGCGGGGCTGCAGCACGCggctgggagccaggagcactTCCCAAAGTTTCCTTGTCACCCCTGCACTTCCATGGCGCGGCTGCAGCACGCGGCTGGGAGCCAGGAGCGCTTCCCAAAGTTTCCTTGTCACCCCTGCACTTCCATGGCGCGGCTGCAGCACGCggctgggagccaggagcactTCCCAAAGTTTCCTTGTCACCCCTGCACTTCCATGGCGCGGCTGCAGCACGCGGCTGGGAGCCAGGAGCGCTTCCCAAAGTTTCCTTGTCACCCCTGCACTTCCATGGCGCGGCTGCAGCACGCggctgggagccaggagcactTCCCAAAGTTTCCTTGTCACCCCTGCACTTCCATGGCGCGGCTGCAGCACGCggctgggagccaggagcactTCCCAAAGtttccattcccaattccctcCCCAAGGCAGCAGTTCCCAAATTCTCCTGCTCCCCCGCAGCGCTGGctctggattttggggcaggACTGATCCCTTTGTCATGGAATTGGTGCTGTGACTCCAGAGCCCATCCCTGACCTCTGCTGTCCATAAAATCTCTGTTACTCCAAAgattttattcctgtttcttttccctccttctcatcAAGAGGATTAAAGTTGTTGAGAACTGCAGTGTGCTGTG
This is a stretch of genomic DNA from Anomalospiza imberbis isolate Cuckoo-Finch-1a 21T00152 chromosome 7, ASM3175350v1, whole genome shotgun sequence. It encodes these proteins:
- the MMADHC gene encoding cobalamin trafficking protein CblD, which codes for MANVLCNRARLVTYLPGFYSLLRRVGNAKAFSTAGSSGSDEPHVAAAPPDLSPRTVWPDELMGPFGPQDQRFQLPGNIGFGCHLQGTAPPRSPPSLPDLLAEPSATDRHEFVMAQCINEFQGSGAPQKQQINNAETYFENAKVECAVQACPELLRKEFQPLFPELNSRCLTVLTVTQRSRQDMSVWSHEVEQEREQLLENFINGAKEICYAISSEGYWADFIDPSSGLAFFGPYTNNPLLETDERYRHLGFSVDDLGCCKVIRHNLWGTHVVVGSIFTNAEPDSPIMRKLSGN